In one Bacteroidota bacterium genomic region, the following are encoded:
- a CDS encoding gluconate 2-dehydrogenase subunit 3 family protein produces the protein MDRRAAVKRISAVVGVAITGPTMAGILSGCQPTDGPLKTLSSSQFNVLEVMSEHIIPETDTPGAKTAQVGAYIDAMLTTFYDAEEQKAFLDGLASVDAWAEEQYGKGFIKCDHGQQFALLNTLDRAAFLDEEEKSDNERAAHAQAGVENSKAFFRRLKILTVSGFYTSEVGATQELSVNPSGQYRGDVPFEEIGRAWS, from the coding sequence ATGGATAGAAGAGCTGCCGTGAAACGAATCTCCGCCGTTGTCGGCGTTGCGATTACCGGCCCAACGATGGCCGGCATCCTGAGTGGCTGCCAACCCACCGATGGCCCACTAAAAACCTTGTCATCATCGCAGTTCAATGTGTTGGAAGTGATGAGCGAGCATATCATCCCGGAAACGGACACGCCGGGCGCAAAAACCGCGCAGGTTGGCGCTTACATCGATGCCATGCTGACAACATTTTATGATGCTGAAGAACAAAAGGCTTTTCTGGATGGGCTTGCCAGCGTGGATGCATGGGCTGAAGAGCAATATGGAAAAGGCTTTATAAAGTGTGACCATGGTCAGCAGTTTGCCTTGTTGAATACGCTCGATCGTGCTGCATTCCTTGACGAGGAAGAAAAAAGTGACAACGAACGCGCCGCCCATGCACAGGCAGGCGTTGAAAACAGCAAGGCCTTTTTCCGCCGGCTGAAAATACTTACGGTCTCCGGCTTTTACACGTCGGAAGTTGGCGCTACGCAAGAACTGTCTGTCAACCCGAGCGGCCAATACCGCGGTGACGTTCCGTTTGAAGAAATTGGACGCGCCTGGTCCTGA
- a CDS encoding GMC family oxidoreductase has protein sequence MKGFSIIKKETYDAIVVGSGVSGGWAAKELTEKGLKTLLLERGRAQEHGDYPTQSKRVWELPNRGRMTPDEIENVYPVQYRSGAISEATKHFHVKDSEQPYVEDKPFIWVRGDQVGGRSLIWGRGVPRWSPMDFEAPAKDGMGIDWPIRYDDIAPWYDYVERFIGVNGEPMKSRAIKDGVFQKPMELNAGEKYFRKCIEDSFPGRTMTIFPMAILTEALNGRPACHYCGNCPRGCLTGSYFSTQSTTLPAAQATGNLTLRPDSVVHSVIFDEQTDRAVGVRVIDHHSKEMIEFYSKVVFLCASALGSTQILLNSKSPRFPDGLANSSGTLGHYLMDHHFRVGGSGILPGMEDKYYIGNRPAPTYIPRFRNVGGDTDRDDYIRGFHYGGGASRIGWGRGSSELGMGAELKEKLRTPGPWRMSINAFGEMLPNYDNHVYLDSEKTDQWGIPLLHVSAAFGENELAMRKDMKDSAGEMLEAAGATDISTYDAISRTVPGDAIHEMGTARMGRDPKDSVLNGWNQAHDVPNLFVTDGACMTSSACQNPSITYMALTARACDYAVESMKRGEL, from the coding sequence ATGAAGGGCTTCTCCATTATCAAGAAAGAAACGTACGACGCTATTGTAGTAGGCTCTGGCGTCTCCGGCGGCTGGGCTGCCAAAGAACTGACCGAAAAAGGATTAAAAACGCTGTTACTCGAACGGGGCCGTGCACAAGAACACGGCGACTATCCCACGCAGAGCAAGCGTGTCTGGGAACTCCCAAACCGCGGCCGGATGACACCAGACGAGATAGAAAACGTCTACCCAGTCCAGTACCGAAGCGGGGCAATCAGCGAAGCAACCAAACATTTCCACGTAAAAGATTCAGAGCAGCCTTACGTAGAAGACAAACCCTTTATCTGGGTACGCGGCGACCAGGTAGGTGGGCGTTCGCTGATCTGGGGCCGCGGAGTGCCGCGCTGGAGTCCAATGGATTTTGAAGCGCCGGCAAAAGATGGCATGGGAATCGACTGGCCCATCCGCTATGACGACATTGCGCCCTGGTACGACTATGTAGAACGTTTCATCGGGGTAAACGGTGAGCCGATGAAAAGCCGGGCGATCAAAGACGGCGTTTTTCAAAAACCCATGGAGTTGAATGCCGGTGAGAAATACTTCCGCAAGTGTATTGAGGACAGTTTTCCCGGTCGCACAATGACCATCTTCCCAATGGCCATTCTGACAGAAGCCTTAAACGGACGGCCTGCCTGTCACTATTGCGGCAACTGTCCGCGTGGGTGCTTGACGGGTTCTTACTTCAGCACCCAAAGCACAACGTTGCCGGCAGCACAGGCAACAGGCAACCTGACACTGCGTCCCGACAGTGTTGTGCATAGCGTTATTTTTGACGAACAAACGGACCGCGCTGTTGGTGTCCGCGTCATAGATCATCATTCAAAAGAGATGATCGAATTCTACAGTAAAGTAGTCTTCCTGTGCGCCTCAGCATTAGGCAGCACACAGATCTTGTTGAATTCCAAGAGCCCACGCTTCCCTGATGGTCTTGCCAACTCGAGCGGTACCCTGGGCCACTATTTGATGGATCACCATTTCCGTGTCGGCGGTTCAGGAATTTTACCTGGCATGGAAGACAAGTACTACATTGGCAACCGGCCGGCTCCTACGTACATCCCAAGGTTCAGAAATGTTGGCGGTGATACAGACCGTGATGATTACATCCGCGGCTTCCATTATGGCGGCGGGGCAAGCAGAATTGGCTGGGGGCGCGGTAGCAGCGAATTGGGCATGGGCGCTGAGCTCAAAGAAAAATTGCGCACGCCGGGACCATGGCGTATGTCCATCAATGCATTTGGTGAGATGCTGCCAAATTATGATAACCATGTATACCTCGACAGCGAAAAAACGGATCAATGGGGTATTCCGCTTCTGCATGTGAGCGCGGCGTTCGGCGAAAATGAATTGGCGATGCGGAAAGACATGAAAGATTCTGCGGGTGAAATGTTAGAAGCTGCCGGCGCAACGGATATCTCAACCTACGATGCCATTAGTCGGACGGTACCGGGCGATGCCATCCACGAAATGGGTACGGCGCGTATGGGACGCGATCCGAAAGACTCTGTGCTAAATGGATGGAATCAGGCGCACGATGTCCCGAACCTGTTTGTCACCGACGGTGCCTGCATGACCTCGTCTGCGTGTCAGAACCCTTCCATTACCTATATGGCCCTCACTGCCCGCGCTTGCGACTATGCAGTCGAATCCATGAAGCGCGGCGAACTATAA
- a CDS encoding M56 family metallopeptidase, with protein MQALLESTLLSANMSPWIANLMLLFFKGVLVLSATWIIAYALRGSAAAVRYTVWCAGLLSLMLLPVLSSVLPAWHLDYLADLSVEEIDRAVTTTPPADAIPMPSVTEEALPPDVDSSDEEALLPPTQSATPDGADTSWAASLSAYFKGLNFHWTTWAFVIWLLGVFVALTRLALAHAGATLLVRKSELVHDEDWQLLAERVTKRLGIEGYVRLRKSAWTAVPMSVGILRPVVVLPENANEWDEAQRRTVMYHEMAHVKRRDCLLHLLTQITCALYWFNPLVWVAARQLMIERERACDDLVLEAGVEAASYAETLLQTARQIKSAEWSNLATLSMARQSQLEGRLLSILDPMRRRNLNKASLVLSVFMVACIVLPLAVMQPATAQRVSDIPQSIASAPAVAPVLPGITSAAPVFAPTPNRLASPVPVIVPTNPAAAPVATLPDRYPASPAPVMLPGPIATFPGKISESDMLMSDVMIDSLSIDQIIQLRKYGIDADFITELKELGYTELSYSTLVRLGKYGARASYIRKMRDAGYTTQSLDAYAEMSKYGVNPDYVAMINELGYTGLSADELTRLSKYGVDLELVEMLDAYGYDNLDVDDLVNARKYGVQPDLIEALGKYDYKNLDLDDLIRASKYGVNARTLDWMNENGYGDASLNDVIDASKYGVRPDLASDLKEAGYDLSLDELIQASKYGVSGSLVKSLNSYGYENLTADELISASKYGVQDRVMESLIKYGYRDLSLNEVISLSKYGVDNRYLQEMSELGMDLDADDLIRMRKYGVDARYIKELKAAGIDEISVEKLIDMRKHGVDADFIKSLKDN; from the coding sequence ATGCAAGCACTACTTGAATCTACATTATTATCGGCCAACATGAGCCCCTGGATTGCCAATCTGATGCTCCTGTTTTTCAAAGGTGTATTGGTACTTTCTGCAACATGGATTATTGCTTACGCTTTGCGGGGCAGTGCTGCTGCTGTGCGCTATACTGTATGGTGCGCCGGCCTCTTGAGCCTGATGCTGCTCCCGGTCCTTTCCAGCGTGCTTCCGGCATGGCACCTCGATTACCTTGCTGACCTATCTGTTGAAGAAATCGACAGGGCTGTGACTACAACACCGCCGGCTGATGCTATCCCAATGCCCTCCGTCACAGAAGAGGCCTTGCCTCCTGATGTTGATTCATCAGACGAAGAAGCTTTGTTGCCACCCACGCAATCCGCTACACCTGATGGGGCAGATACGTCTTGGGCTGCCAGCCTTTCAGCCTACTTTAAAGGGCTGAATTTTCACTGGACAACGTGGGCATTTGTGATCTGGTTGTTGGGCGTTTTTGTAGCCCTGACGCGGCTTGCTCTGGCACACGCCGGCGCTACGCTCCTCGTCCGTAAATCGGAACTCGTACACGACGAAGACTGGCAATTGCTGGCAGAGCGGGTAACGAAGCGCCTGGGTATTGAAGGGTATGTGCGCCTGCGCAAAAGTGCCTGGACTGCCGTGCCGATGAGTGTTGGTATTCTGCGGCCTGTTGTCGTTTTACCTGAAAATGCCAATGAATGGGATGAAGCGCAGCGCCGCACCGTAATGTACCACGAGATGGCCCATGTGAAGCGACGCGATTGCCTTTTACATCTGTTGACACAAATTACCTGTGCGCTCTACTGGTTCAATCCGCTGGTCTGGGTTGCTGCCCGACAGTTGATGATTGAGCGTGAAAGAGCCTGCGATGATCTGGTACTGGAAGCCGGCGTGGAAGCTGCCAGTTATGCTGAAACATTGCTCCAGACTGCCCGGCAGATAAAAAGTGCTGAGTGGTCGAACCTCGCTACCCTTTCCATGGCCCGTCAGTCTCAACTTGAAGGCCGCCTACTTTCGATACTAGATCCTATGCGTAGAAGAAACTTAAACAAAGCCAGCCTTGTGCTCTCTGTATTTATGGTTGCCTGTATTGTACTGCCATTGGCGGTAATGCAGCCGGCAACTGCCCAACGGGTATCCGATATTCCCCAGTCAATTGCCAGTGCGCCGGCTGTAGCGCCTGTATTACCGGGAATTACCAGCGCAGCACCTGTATTTGCGCCAACACCAAACCGTTTGGCTTCTCCCGTACCAGTAATTGTCCCAACAAACCCTGCCGCAGCTCCTGTGGCGACGTTGCCTGACAGGTATCCTGCCAGTCCTGCACCAGTAATGCTGCCGGGACCAATTGCCACCTTTCCCGGGAAAATCAGTGAATCCGATATGTTAATGTCTGATGTGATGATTGACTCACTGTCAATCGACCAGATCATTCAGTTGCGTAAATACGGGATTGATGCTGATTTCATCACAGAACTGAAGGAGCTTGGATATACCGAGCTATCGTATTCAACCCTGGTTCGCCTTGGGAAGTATGGTGCAAGAGCCTCGTACATCAGAAAGATGCGCGACGCCGGCTATACAACCCAGAGCCTGGATGCGTACGCAGAAATGAGCAAGTATGGCGTGAATCCTGATTATGTTGCGATGATCAATGAGCTGGGATACACAGGCCTATCCGCTGATGAACTGACTAGACTCTCTAAATATGGCGTTGATCTTGAGCTTGTTGAAATGCTTGACGCGTATGGGTATGACAACCTTGACGTAGACGACCTCGTGAATGCCCGGAAGTATGGTGTGCAGCCTGATCTAATCGAAGCGTTGGGCAAATATGATTACAAAAACCTCGACCTTGACGATCTGATTCGAGCCAGTAAGTACGGCGTCAATGCACGGACACTCGATTGGATGAATGAAAACGGTTATGGTGACGCAAGCCTGAATGATGTCATAGATGCCTCGAAATATGGCGTGCGCCCTGATCTGGCGTCAGATCTAAAAGAAGCCGGGTATGATCTTTCACTGGATGAATTGATTCAGGCAAGCAAATATGGTGTAAGTGGTAGCCTGGTTAAATCGCTTAATAGCTACGGCTATGAGAACCTGACGGCTGATGAGCTGATCAGTGCGAGCAAGTACGGCGTGCAAGATCGTGTGATGGAATCGTTGATCAAATACGGCTACCGCGACTTATCGTTGAATGAAGTGATTTCGCTATCGAAGTACGGCGTAGACAACCGATATCTGCAGGAAATGAGCGAGTTAGGTATGGACCTTGACGCTGATGACCTGATTCGAATGCGCAAATACGGTGTGGATGCCCGGTACATTAAAGAACTCAAAGCCGCCGGCATCGACGAAATCTCTGTCGAAAAGTTGATCGATATGCGCAAGCATGGTGTAGATGCCGACTTCATCAAGTCTCTCAAAGACAACTAA
- a CDS encoding BlaI/MecI/CopY family transcriptional regulator: MKDKNSPMDLGARERQIMTFIYRKGAATAAEVMEGIANPPSYSGVRAMLRILEEKGHLKHHKEGARYVYSPTITSAEAGRSAIDYMIQAFFSGSAERAVAALLDHKGDELSETDLNRLSSMIERAKQQED; encoded by the coding sequence ATGAAAGACAAAAACTCTCCCATGGATCTGGGGGCCCGTGAGCGTCAAATCATGACCTTTATTTACCGTAAGGGGGCAGCGACAGCTGCTGAGGTCATGGAAGGCATTGCAAATCCGCCCAGCTATTCCGGCGTCCGGGCCATGTTGCGCATCCTGGAGGAGAAGGGACACCTCAAGCATCACAAAGAAGGGGCGCGGTATGTGTATTCGCCGACCATTACGTCTGCTGAGGCCGGCCGTTCTGCGATTGATTATATGATCCAGGCTTTTTTTAGCGGCTCTGCTGAACGGGCCGTAGCTGCATTGCTCGATCACAAAGGGGATGAGCTTTCGGAAACCGATCTCAACCGCCTCTCTTCCATGATTGAACGCGCCAAACAACAGGAGGACTAA